In the genome of Chiloscyllium plagiosum isolate BGI_BamShark_2017 chromosome 22, ASM401019v2, whole genome shotgun sequence, one region contains:
- the taf5 gene encoding transcription initiation factor TFIID subunit 5 yields MAAVSEPAAAQSEAPASASTPGPGPAPSPSPGPTPAPTPSPAPSPSPTPSPTLVPKLEPSESPAENHKPGPAAGPAPAPAPAPVPVPGPAPAAGPAPVPGPAPELPDKQTLLAVLQFLKKNHFKEAEEILRKEANLQESLDESLLRTAGHRGSDSVHQPDVSSVLSAYSNEGDPSLYEEYYTGLKGFIETALDAFKAELSTLLYPVFVHLYLELVYNEHEREARHFFHKYHGDQEGYYHDDLRVLAGLSKKEHMQGNETVLDFRTSKFVLRISRDSYQCLKRHLQERHNNQIWNIVQEQLFIDVFDGMPRSKQQIEVTSGGMAGEAKREANKTKVFFGLLKEPEIELPLDDEDEEGENEEGKPKKKKPKKDSLGAKSKKQDPNAPPQNRIPLPELKDSDKLDKIMIMKEATKRVKLGPDCLPSICFYTFLNAYQGLTAVDFTDDSSLIAGGFADSTVRVWSVTPKKLRSVKGATDLSLIDKESDDVLERIMDEKTACEFKMLLGHGGPVYGTSFSPDRNYLLSSSEDGTVRLWSLQTFTCLVGYKGHNYPVWDTQFSPYGYYFISGGHDRVARLWVTDHYQPLRIFSGHLSDVTCTRFHPNSNYVVTGSADRTIRLWDVLNGNCVRILTGHKGPIHSLVFSPNGRYLASGATDGRILLWDIGHGLLVGELKGHTDTIYALKFSRDGEILASGSMDNTVKMWDTVKAFEDLETDDFSTATGHINLPDNSQELLLGSYMTKSTPVIGLHFTRRNLLLAAGAYNPQ; encoded by the exons ATGGCGGCGGTGTCAGAGCCGGCGGCGGCACAAAGTGAGGCCCCGGCGTCGGCCTCAACTCCGGGCCCAGGCCCtgctccctccccttccccaggCCCAACCCCAGCCCCGACACCTTCTCCCGCTCCTTCACcgtcccccaccccctctcccacccTGGTCCCCAAACTGGAGCCGAGTGAAAGTCCGGCCGAAAACCACAAGCCGGGTCCGGCCGCAGGCCCAGCTCCAGCCCCGGCCCCGGCCCCAGTCCCAGTCCCGGGCCCCGCTCCCGCTGCAGGCCCGGCTCCAGTCCCGGGCCCAGCGCCTGAGCTGCCCGACAAACAGACGCTGCTGGCTGTGCTGCAGTTCCTGAAGAAGAACCACTTCAAAGAGGCCGAGGAGATCCTGAGGAAGGAGGCCAACCTGCAGGAGAGTCTGGACGAGTCGCTGCTGAGGACGGCCGGCCACAGGGGATCGGACTCGGTTCATCAGCCCGACGTCAGCTCGGTGCTTTCGGCCTACAGCAATGAGGGCGACCCGAGCCTGTACGAGGAATACTACACCGGCCTCAAGGGCTTCATCGAGACGGCGCTGGACGCCTTCAAAGCCGAGCTGTCCACTCTCCTGTACCCCGTCTTCGTGCATCTTTACCTGGAGCTGGTTTACAACGAGCATGAGAGGGAAGCTCGGCATTTCTTCCACAA GTATCATGGGGATCAAGAAGGATATTACCATGACGACCTGCGAGTACTCGCTGGCCTGTCGAAGAAGGAACACATGCAGGGGAATGAGACAGTGCTCGATTTTCGGACCAGTAAGTTTGTGCTACGGATTTCACGGGACTCATACCAGTGCCTGAAACGTCACTTACAGGAGAGGCATAATAACCAGATCTGGAACATTGTGCAGGAGCAACTGTTCATCGACGTGTTTGATGGGATGCCGAGGAGTAAGCAACAGATTGAGGTGACTTCTGGGGGAATGGCCGGAGAAGCAAAGAGGGAGGCAAACAAAACCAAG GTGTTCTTTGGGTTGTTGAAGGAGCCAGAGATTGAGCTTCCGCTTGACGATGAGGATGAAGAAGGAGAGAACGAGGAGGGGAAACCAAAGAAGAAAAAGCCAAAGAAGGACAGCCTGGGTGCAAAGAGCAAGAAGCAGGACCCCAATGCCCCCCCTCAGAACAG AATTCCACTTCCTGAACTAAAAGATTCTGACAAACTGGACAAGATAATGATAATGAAGGAAGCCACAAAACGGGTGAAGCTGGGGCCGGACTGTCTGCCCTCCATATGCTTTTACACTTTCCTGAATGCTTACCAG GGACTCACTGCAGTTGACTTCACAGATGATTCTAGTCTGATAGCAGGAGGTTTTGCTGATTCCACTGTCAGAGTATGGAGTGTCACGCCCAAGAAGTTGCGCAGTGTCAAAGGGGCTACAG ATCTCAGTTTAATTGACAAAGAGTCCGATGATGTGCTGGAGCGAATAATGGACGAGAAGACTGCCTGTGAGTTTAAAATGCTGCTGGGACATGGGGGCCCAGTTTATGGGACAAGTTTCAGTCCTGACAG GAACTATCTGCTGTCCAGTTCTGAGGATGGCACAGTCAGACTCTGGAGTCTGCAAACCTTCACCTGTCTCGTGGGCTACAAAGGACATAACTATCCAGTGTGGGATACGCAGTTTTCCCCGTATGGCTACTACTTCATTTCAGGGGGCCACGATCGGGTGGCACG GCTTTGGGTGACTGACCATTATCAACCGCTGCGAATATTCTCTGGTCACCTCTCTGATGTCACCTGCACGAGATTTCATCCCAACTCAAATTATGTAGTGACAGGATCTGCAGACAGGACCATTCGACTGTGGGACGTTCTAAATGGCAACTGTGTTCGAATCCTCACTGGACACAAG GGACCGATCCACTCATTGGTGTTCTCTCCAAATGGTAGATACTTGGCCTCTGGAGCTACAGATGGCCGGATTCTACTGTGGGATATCGGGCACGGGTTACTTGTAGGCGAGTTAAAAGGTCACACCGACACAATCTACGCACTGAAGTTCAGCCGCGATGGGgagattctagcctcag GTTCTATGGATAATACAGTGAAAATGTGGGACACTGTCAAAGCATTTGAGGACCTGGAGACAGATGATTTCAGCACTGCCACTGGGCATATTAACTTACCTGACAACTCGCAGGAGCTGTTACTTGGCTCCTACATGACCAAATCCACCCCAGTCATTGGCCTGCACTTTACTCGCCGTAACCTACTACTGGCTGCAGGGGCATATAACCCACAGTGA
- the atp5md gene encoding ATP synthase membrane subunit DAPIT, mitochondrial — translation MAGHDAGSQHQFTGFQKYFNSYTITGRRNYVLATYTGIAAICLFFKLRSKKKTPPAIMEQK, via the exons ATGGCAGGTCATGATGCTGGTAGCCAGCACCAGTTCACTGGTTTCCAGAAGTATTTCAATTCTTACACCATCACTGGGAGGAGGAAT TATGTCTTAGCAACATACACTGGGATCGCAGCGATTTGTTTATTCTTCAAATTAAGATCAAAAAAGAAGACACCACCAGCGATCATGGAACAAAAATGA